In Runella sp. SP2, the genomic window ACTTCACCTGGTACGACGGGGCCGCGTTCCGACATATCATTATAGCGCAAAAAACTACTAAAACTCACGCGCGCTTTTCTGGCCAACGACTCCACATTGTCATTACCACCCGCCATAATTCCAGGCAAACCGTTGATTTCGTACAAAAGCAGGTCATTGCTATATCCTTCTGCCCGCACAAGCACTGGAAAACCAATGTCTTTTTGGGTAAAATTATCACGCTGATTCGGTTTTTTGAATACCGACAAACGCGCACGTACTGTTTCGTACTGATTATTATTGACTGGCAACAACAAGGAATAATCTTTATCGCTAGGAATATCGTTGGTCGTTACCCAGCGATTTTGAGCGCGAAGGTTTGTTTCATCAACGGCAAATTCTTTGGCAATTCCTTCTAATGAGCGACCGCCTGCTTGTGGATACTCCAACAACACAAACTGGTTAGGCGACTGATAGCGTTCGATGGCTGACTCAATGGCTATTTTATGTGCCAAAAAGCGTAAAATATAACGGTCAGACTTGCCATCTAGCTTGATTTCGCGGGCATATCCCCATTCGGCGGGAATCGTTTTACTAATTCCACCCGCTCCCAAATAATACGAATACAATGACGCTACCCAGTTGTTAAACTGCGTATTGCTTTTTTTGAGGTACTTAGCGGCAGCTCGCGTTGACGAAGTAATGTTTTTACGCTCGTCTATCTGGTCATCTACACGCAGACCATAATCCAAGGCCGTTTCTTTCTTGAACTGCCAGAAACCTACCGCATTTGAAGCCGAGACTGCATCGGGCTGTAGGTTACTTTCTTGTACTGCCAAATATTTAAAATCGACGGGTACATCTTCGTCAATCAAAATCCCTTCAACAATAGGAAAAAACAGCAGGCACCGATCCAATTTTGCTTCCCAAAATTTTTTATTGCCCATAAGAGCTTTTACATCTGTCTGAACTACGGCCCGCGCATCTTCATCAAGCTGCACGTTCATCCCAGCAAAGCCAACGCTACGCGGTACAGTAGGCACGGCAGGGGCTTGCGCAACGACAAATCCTACCAAAAAGAATGAAAAAAGAGTGGTTAGGGCTACAATACGTTTCATTGTGGTTTCGGTTCGCTTCATAACTAATTTTTATATGCAATCATCAAGCCGTCGCGGATAGGCAAAAGTAGGTTGCTTACCCGTGGGTCGTTGTGTACTTTTTGATTAAAGTCTAAAAGGTTCTGCGTATCCTTATCTATTTTTTTGTCTGTTTGTACAACTTTTCCGCTCCAAAGCACATTATCGGCAATAATAACGCCGCCTGGGCGCACTTTGTCAATGACCAAATCGTAATAGAGCGCGTAGTTGAGTTTGTCGGCGTCAATAAACACCAAATCAAACGTATCGGGCAAGGTAGGAATCAATTCTACGGCATTGGCAATTCGGTAATCAATCTTGTTTTTATACGGAGATTTGTCAAAAAACGACCTCGTAAAACCCTCTAACTCTTCATTGACATCAATGGTTGTCAGAAGCCCATCTTCGGTTAATCCTTCCGCCAAACACAAGGCTGAATACCCTGTGTAGGTACCTATTTCGAGAACCCTGCGCGGGCGCATCATCGTAGAAAAAAGTGCCAGCAAACGGCCTTGCACATGCCCCGACAACATACGAGGTTGTAGAACTTTCGCGTGCGTTTCTCGATTGAGAAGAGCCAACAACGTACTTTCGGGCGAGGTATGCGCCTGCGAATATCCCTCTATGGCCTCTGACAAAAACTCCATTTAGTGTAGGTTGTTTAACAAATATAAACGGAAAAACGCCTAAAAGTATATAAAATGGGCTTTTTTCACAAGACAGTCGTTTGTTCGGGTTGTGAGCAACCCTCTTCACATGTTACTCTCAACCCGACTACTTGCCGTGGGGAGGGTTGCTCACAACCCGACTTTTACCCGACTACTTAGAATCCTCCTCAGGCACAAAACACAAGCTACTCCATTGGCTTTCGTCGAGCATTTCTTGGGCAATATCTTGGAGTTGTGAGGCAGTTACGGCTTCAATCTCCCGAAAAATTTCTTCCAACGAATCTATTTTCCCCGTATCCAAAATGCTCTTGGCCATCATCAGCATAAAGCTTTGATTACCTTCCTCCGACATCGCCAATTGCCCCATAAGTTGCTCTTTTAGATTACGAAGCTGGACAGGCGTAAGTGCTTTTTCGCGCACCTGGCGCAGCTCTCGATGTACCAATTGCATGGCACGGTCGAGATTTTTGGGTTCTGTCCCAAAAAACACGCCCAAAAAGCCTGTATCCAAAAAAGGTGCATAAGTAGCTTCAATTGAATAGACCAAGCCGTATTTCTCCCGAAGCGTCATGTTAAAACGGGAGTTCATACCAGGCCCACCGAGCAAGTTAATCAGCATAAAAAACGGCAAACGTTTTTCATCCATCAAGGCATAAGCTGGACGCCCCATCGCCACTTGGGTCTGGGTCATGCCACGTTGTACTCGCAAAGTTTGCGGCACATAAATATTCGGCGACGTACGAATCCGTTGGCTGGTTGAATGAGGAATATCGTAGAGGTATTTTTCAGCTTGCTTTACCGCTTTATTGAAGGGCAAATTACTCACCAAAGACACCACGATGCGTTCGGTATCCAGATTATCGGCAATAAAAGTCTGTAAATCGTGACGACCAAACGAGCGAACGCTTTCGGCCGTGCCGAGGATATTTTTGCCCAATTGATGGTTTTGAAACACCAATTCGTCAAAATCATCTTGGATGGCATCTTCTGGCGAGTCGTGGTACATGGCCATTTCTTCCAAAATTACCCCTCGCTCTTTCTCAATTTGTTTTTCGGGAAAAACCGAGTGGAACGTGATGTCAGACAACAATTCAATCGCTTTATCGCTGTGTGATGCCAACAATGACGCGTGAAAACATACCTTTTCTTTCGTCGTATAGGCATTCAACTCCCCTCCTACGGTTTCGAGGCGATTGATGATGTGGTACGATTTACGTTTTTGAGTTCCTTTGAAAGCCATGTGCTCCCAAAAGTGTGCGAGGCCCTGCTGGTGTGGTTGCTCATCCCGACTACCAATGTCGAGCATAATTCCCCAGTGAGCGATTTGGGTATGTGGTACTTGTTTGTGTACAACACGGATGCCATTAGGCAAGGTGTGTAAGCGGTATTCTTCCATTCTTTGCGATTATCACTTCTACAAAGGTAACAGTTTTTGGTGGATGTGGGTTTCGTCAATGCACCTTAAAGCCCGTTATTCCTTGAGATTTTGCAGTTTTATGCGTTGTTTTGAGGTTTAATCAGCACTTTTCCGAAAGTTTTAAAACAAAGAGGAAGGTTACAATTTAATAAACCGTATGGCATTTCAAAAACTTTCTATGGACGAACTCAACCGCCTGTCGGTCGAAGAGTTCAAGGCCGCCGCCAAACATTCCTTTGTATTTATCCTCGACGATATTCGTAGCCTCAACAACGTGGGTTCGGTTTTTCGCACGGCCGATGCCTTCAAGGCATCCAAAGTCTATTTGTGTGGACTAACAGGCACCCCTCCTCACCGCGACATTACCAAAACTGCCCTCGGCGCCGACGAATCGGTGGAATGGGAGCACGTGGAAGAAGTGCTTTCACTCATCGCCCGCCTCAAATCGGAAGGCTACGTAATTGTCGCCATCGAACAAGCCGAAGGGAGTACGCTTTTACAAGAGTTTAAACCCGTAGCTAACCAGTCATACGCGTTTATTTTGGGAAATGAAGTTTTTGGAGTCAACGAAGACGTTGTGAATCAAAGCGATATTTGTTTAGAAATCCCTCAATTTGGGACTAAACACTCGCTCAACGTATCTGTCACAGCTGGGATTGTGGCGTGGGATTATGTGTCTAAATCATTGGCTACAAATGTTTAACTGCTCCGCAACTAAGTTTTCATGTCACTATGCGCCTTATCATTGACCCACTAGGTGACGGCCATCATGACCTTTTCTTAAAAATCGACGTAATGCCAGGCCAACTCAAAATTGCTGACAGTTATTATCTTTTTGATTTTCTGGAAATTAGCCAAGAAGAAATAAAAGCCATAACACAACAAAAAATGACACCGATAGCCTACGGTGCCTTACGGCTAATCGACTATTGGGAAAGCCTTATTGGGCCAATGGCGAAAGGACAAACTTTATTCCTATTGTTTGATTTATCAGACCAGTACGTCGGAGGATTTCGAGTTACGAAAGTAAAATATGGGTATCAGTTTGAAGAGGTCTTTTCTGAACAAACAACAGGCTACGCTATCAATAAATCGACGCTTGACTCCGTTCTTCCTCTAACATCGCTTCAAACAAGCAAAAACTCTCCTGCTGGATGGCTGATTAGTGAAGAAAGGCTGCGAGAGGGGCTGAATTGGAGTAGAAAAGAAATTTTAAATTAAAATCCCTGACCAAAGTTTTTGTTTTAACGACATTTGTTGTATCTATTTGTAAAATCTTTTCTTTCAAACTATATCCTCTGTTATCCCAATGAAATCAGACAAGAAAAAAGCAGTGACCGATATTGCGCAGAAAATATCAGCTGCCCTTACCACCGAAAATGTTTCTAAAAAAATAGCCAAGGCGATTGAAAAAGCCTCTGAGAAATTGGCTAAAAAGCTCCTAAAAATCAGCAAAGAAGCAAAAAAAGCCCAAGAAGCTGCCGAAAAAGAAGCGGCAAAAAAAGCGAAGAAAGCTGCCGAAAAGGAAGCAAAAAAGGCTAAAAAAGAGACAAAGAAGAAAAAAGAACCAAAAGTAGTGACGCCCAAAGTGGAGGAGTCTGTAAAAGCCGTCACTCCTGAAGTGGCACCTGCTGCTCCCAAAGCACCAAAACCTGCGGCTGCTAAACCTGCGGCTCCTGCCAAACGCCCCGCTCCGAAGAGAGCCCCTGCTGCTTCGAAGCCAAAAGAATCGGATACGCTAGCCGAAAGCTAGTTTTCTCATTGACTTCTTAAAGACGGTCTGACTATCGTCTGACCTGGTCGCGGTCAGACGATAGTCAGACCATAAAACCACAACAAAGGTCAGACGATAGTCAGACCGTAAAACCACGGAAGCCTCCCAAAGACAATGCATCGCATCAAACTCTTTGGGAGGCTTTCGTTTATTGTTACCTTTTTTATTCTTGTTTTGGCTTCTTCGGCACAAAAACAGGCTTAGGTCTTGCCCCCGTTCCCCCAATGGGGGCTGTTGCGTCAGATTTTTCTTCCGTCGGCGGTGGACTATCGACTATGGACGATAGTCAGACCATAAAACCACAACAAAGGTCAGACGATAGTCAGACCGTAAAACCGCGAAAGCCTCCCAAAGACAATGCATCGCATCAAACTCTTTGGGAGGCTTTCGTTTATTGTTCCTTTTTTATTCTTGTTTTGGCTTCTTCGGCACAAAAACTGGCTTAGGTCTTGCCCCCGTTCCCCCAATGGGGGCTGTTGCGTCAGATTTTTCTTCCGTCGGCGGTGGACTATCGACTATGGACGATAGTCAGACCATAAAACCACAACAAAGGTCAGACGATAGTCAGACCGTAAAACCGCGAAAGCCTCCCAAAGACAATGCATCGCATCAAACTCTTTGGGAGGCTTTCGTTTATTGTTACTTTTTTATTCTTGTTTTGGCTTCTTTGGCACAAAAACAGGCTTAGGTCTTGCCCCCGTTCCCCCAATGGGGGCTGTTGCGTCAGATTTTTCCTCCGTCGGCTGTGGACTATCGACTGTGGACTGTGAATTAGATTTTTCTTCCGTCGTCGGTGGACTATCGACCGTGGACTGTGGACTTGAAATTAGCTTCTTCGGCACAAAAACTGGTTTCGGGCGAGCAGCAGGCTTTTCTTCCATCGTCGGTGGACTATCGACTGTGGACTCTGAATTAGATTTTTCTTCCGTCGTCGGTGGACTATCGACCGTGGACTCTGGACTTGAAATTGGCTTCTTCGGCACAAAAACAGGTTTCGGGCGAGCAGCAGGCTTTTCTTCCTTCGTCTGTTGACTATCGACCGTGGGCTCTGAACTTGAAATTAGCTTCTTCGGCACAAAAACTGGTTTCGGGCGAGCAGCAGGCTTTTCTTCCGTCGTCTGCGGATTTTCGACTATGGACTGTGAATTAGATTTTTCTTCCGTCGTCTGCGGACTATCGACCATGGACTGTGGACTTGAAATTAGCTTCTTCGGCGCAAAAACTGGTTTCGGGCGAGCAGCAGGCTTTTCTTCCGTCGTCTGTGGACTACCGACCGTGGACTGTGGACTTGAAATTGGCTTCTTCGGCACAAAAACAGGTTTCGGGCGAGCAGCAGGCTTTTCTTCCGTCGTCTGTTGACTATCGACTATGGACTGTGGACTTGATATTGGCTTTTTAGGTGCAAAAACTGGTTTCGGGCGAGCAGCAGGCTTTTCTTCCGTCGTCTGTTGACTATCGACAGTGGGCTCTGAACTTGAAATTGGCTTCTTCGGTGCAAAAACTGGTTTCGGGCGAGCAGCAGGCTTTTCTTCCGTCGGCTGTTGACTATCGACTGTGGACTGTGAATTAGATTTTTCTTCCGTCGGCGGTGGACTATCGACCGTGGACTGTGGACTTGAAATTGGCTTTTTAGGTGCAAAAGCAGGTTTGGGACGAGCAGCGGGGGTTTCTTCCGTCGTCTGTGGACTATCGACCGTGGACACAGGATTTGCCTTTTGCTTTTTCAACTCTTCCTTCTCCCGCATGAATTGCTCATACAAAGCTTTCTTTTCGTCAGCTTCCTCGGGCGAGAGATTTGAGTAATGATAATTCATGTCTCGCACATCAAACTCGCTATAATCGAAGGTTTTGGTCATGGTCAAACACTCCGTGGGGCAAACTGTCGTGCACAGGCCACAATAGCAGCATTTGGCCATGTCAATGTCAAACTTGGCCGCGTACAAGCGAATGGGTGAGCCATCAGATGCTTTTCCGACTTCTCCCGTTGCTTTAATTGGCTCAATATCAATACAATCGACGGGACAAACCTTGGCACATTTATCACAAACAATGCAATCATCCATTTCATTGTGTAAGCGATAGCGGCCATTATCGGGAATAGGCATCACCTCAAGTGGGTACTGCAACGTCACCATTCCTTCCTGTTCATTAAAATAACCACTTGTACCAACATTGTGGTTGCTTCGACGATTTCGCGCTTGCCACAGGTGCCTAAAGGTGAGCTTTAACCCTCCCAGAGTCGTACGAATACCGTCGTTGATATGTTCAAAATATGTTTTCAAAGAATTTGTTTTTAACTTTTCCCAAATCGTTTCAACCAATCCATTAACCTTTCAACATCAGCGCGGAGAAAAAGTTGCGTTCCTTCGTTCATGGTCGCAGCCGAACCGCAAGCCACCCCCCAGCGAATCATTTCGGAGTAAGTCAGTCCTTGGGTCAGTGCCCACGTCATTCCTGCTACCATGCTATCGCCCGCACCTACCGTACTGCGTTTCTGAACGGGTGGAGCGGGTACGTGCTCACACAGGTCTTTCGTCACCAAAATAGCTCCTTTAGGCCCCATTGATACAATCACAACTTCACATTTTCCGTCCCCAATGAGCATTCGAGCGGCATCATCCACGTCGTCGATTTGCAAATCTTTCGCACCGACCAACGCTTCCAGTTCTCCGATGTTGGGTTTCAACAAAAATACACCTTCGTCACAAGCAGCCCGAAGGGGTTCTCCCGAAGTATCTAACACCAGCCTTGCTCCTATTTCTTTGCTGATAGCCGCTACTTTTTCGTAAAAATTGACGTCCATTTGTGGAGGCAAGCTTCCACTTGCTACGATGTACTCAGCTTTTGATTGCCGTAATGTTTCCAAAACCGCCTCAGTTTCAGCCTCACTCAAAGCAGTTCCAGGCATCCCGAAACGATATTGAGCGTTGGTGGAAGTTTCGGCAACAATAAAATTCTCCCGCGTCCATTGTTCGGTCTGAATCACCTCACAATCAATCCCTTCTTGAGATACTAAATCGCGGAGAACTTGTCCTGAAGGACCACCCGTCGTAAAAATAGCGGTACTTTTTCCTCCCAATCGCTTAATCGCTTTGGAAACGTTAATACCTCCCCCTCCCGCATCAAAACGTGGCGTGTCACAACGCAGTTTTTGTTCTGGAATCAGTCGGTCGATGTGGGTGCTTTTATCTACCGCAGGGTTGACGGTTAGGGTGACTATTTTCATCGTGTGTTTTGTCGTTATTTTAGGATAATAGACTTATTTGGACGCCTTATTCCACTCCTCAATTTGAGCCAAAATATCTTGTTGCCCCACTCGTTTTTCCGACGAAGTAACAAAAATAAGCGGCAACTCTACCCACGTTTCTAAGAGGGTCTTTTTATAGTTTTCAAGTCGAGTTTGCAACTGGTTCGCAGTCAGTTTATCTGCTTTTGTAAACACCAAACAGAACGGCACGCCTTTTTCTCCCAGCTTTTGCATAAACTCAAGGTCTATTTTTTGGGGCTCGATGCGGGAATCAATAAGCACAAAAGTACACGTAAGGCTTTCACGGTTGAATAGATAATCGTCTATCATAATCGACCACTTTTGGCGTTCGGTTTGCGATACTTGGGCATATCCGTAGCCAGGCAAATCGACCAAATACCAAGCATCGTTTATCATAAAGTGATTGATTACCTGCGTTTTACCTGGCTTACCTGAGATTTTAGCAAGGTTTCCGTGGTTGGTAAGCGCATTGATAAGCGACGATTTACCCACATTCGACCGACCGATAAACGCGTATTCGGGACGGTCGGGCTTAGGGCATTGCTCATGCTGCGAAGAGCTTTTGACAAAAACAGCGGTTTTGATTTTCATAGTGCAAAATTACAAATAACTCACCAATGACGTCGGGATTTGTTTGTTTTGGCCAAATTAGTTTTCGTAAAACTCAATCGGAAGACCGTCGGGATCGGCGATAAAGAAAAAACGTTTGTGGGTAAATTCATCCACCCGAATCGCTTCACATTCAACACCTTTTTCGGTCAAATAGCCGTGCGCTTGCGAGACATCTGCCACACTAAAAGCCAAATGCCGCAGTCCAGCGGCTTCGGGGCGAGAAACCCGCGCAGGAGGATTCGGAAACGAAAACAACTCGATTTGATAATGGTCATTGATAGCCAAATCAAGTTTGTACGAATCGCGTTCGGCACGATACACTTCCGCGACTACCCTTAAACCCAACAATTGTGTATAAAAATGCTTTGAACGCTCATAATCGGAACAAATAATGGCTACGTGGTGAATGTTTTGAAGTGAAAGCATGTTGTTATTTTCCTTGTTTAAAACCTCGTTGGTTGTCTTTTGCTCAAATTTAAAAAAATTTAGCCATGCCCCATTTACCCGTTTACGACACTCGTCTGCAAGCCGCACCATTGGCCGAATACCTTCAAACACTGTATCCATTTTTAGACATAGTCGAAGCACGAATTCTCAAAACGGGTATTAATCATACGTACTTACTTCGCACAGCGACTGATTCGTACATTTTTCGGTTGTACTTTTATCAATGGCGCACTCGATTAGAAATCGAAGAAGAGGTTCGACTACTACTTCACTTAAAAGCATCAGAAGTACCTGTTTCCTACCCGATTGCCAACAAAAATGGGGTATATATCCAAGAAATAGAAGCACACGAAGGCTTACGTTTCGGCGTCCTTTTTTCATTTGCAGAAGGTGAGAAGGTTCGTTTTTTTAGCTCCGAACACAGCTACACCATCGGACAAGCGATGGCACGTTTTCACAAAGCAACTCAGAGCTTTGATTTACAACGCATTACATACAATTCTGAGATTTTACTCAAACAGTCATTGGGACGAATCCGAACGTTTTTTTCTCCCGATTCGGAAACCATGAAATACATTGAACGAATTGTTCCTTTGCTAACCGAAGTATTGGATTCAACCGACACAGCTTCGATTCGTGCGGGGGTCGTTCACCTCGACATTTGGTTTGACAACTTGAACATTGCTCCCGACGGAAAAGCGAGGTTCTTTGATTTTGATTTTTCGGGAAATGGCTGGCAATGCCTCGACTTAGCCTATTTCAACATTCAACTGTTTAATACCGAACCTGACACCCATCGCTACGAAGAAAAATTAGCTCGTTTTTGGGCGGGTTATGAAGCGATACAATCTGTATCTGACGAAGAAAAAGCGCTGATTCCTCCGCTTGCCGTGTGCATTTGGTTGTTTTACTTAGGTACCCAATGTCAACGCTACGACGACTGGTGCAACCTTTTTATCAGCGAAGATTACCTAAAACGCTTTATCGGCATGGCGCAGCGTTGGAGTGACAAGCATGGTTTGTTTGGAGAAGGGTAAATGGCAAAGGGGCAAGAGACAAAAGGCGAAGGGCAAGAGGCAAATAGGCAAAATTTTCTACTGTGTGAAGACTTTCCAAGTTTGAGTCTTGGAAAGTCTAAGTGAACAAAATAGCAAACAGCCAATCCTATTCTACCGAAAGCATTTTGGCATTCACTTCTTTTTCGATGGTGATATAGCCTGGGTAATTGATTTGTGAATTACCAATCCCTAAAGTAGGTCGTAGTTTGATGGTCAACTTAGAGGGTGTCGTGTTGGCTTTTCCAGACAAATTTTGCATCATATTGACGATGGCTTCGCGGGCTTTGCTGTCGGTAATAAACCGATACGCGTTGGTGGTCAGTTGCATCGGAACGCGGGTAGTTCCGCCTTTGGGTTGAACTTCAATACGTTGGTCGTACAGCCCCGTAAACAACTCATTTTCTGACAAAAACACCTTGTACTCAAACTGATTGATACCCGCCAAGTTTTTGGTTGGGTTGGTAATATCAAGGTTAAGACGGAGGTTAAGCGGGACATCTTTGGTCAATATCGCTAACCCTATTCTTGGCGACTGTGACAAATCAAGATTTTGTAGGCTTCTAACATCTACGCCTGCTAACGTAATATTATCGGCCGACGCAACAGTGTATCTGCAGTCGCCAAGGGTTTTTACTTCTGAAATCTGTTTCGTAACGGCGCAGCGCTGAAACAGGCCAATCAAGGCCAAAATCACTACCAAAAGGCTAATTCTTTTCATTCTAGTACGGATGTTTGATGTACCCAACGTTTATTAGCCCGTAAAATTGCGACCAAGAACAGTTACTGACAAATCTTTTGCAGCACTTTTTCCGTTGCCTCATCAAGTTGCTCTCGTTCCTCTTGGCTACGGTAAGTGGTTGCAAAAAGGCTGTCCATTGTTTTTGTAATTTTGTCGGCCAACTCTCCCGTCCGAATGGTATAACTTTCTTTCACCGAATCAATTTCTGCTATTTTCTCTGGTGACAGTCGAAGTTTATTTTTGGTCAACGAATCTTCCATAAACCGAATATCGTTGGCTACTTTAAAACGCTCTTCTTTCAATTGACGGGCTTGGCACTCCAATTGAGCCATAAGTTGAGCGTCGTTTTCCAGTTGGGCTTGGTTATTTTTTTGACAACCTAGCATCAACAAACTACCCAACATTACCCCCACTCCTATCAGTCTCTTCATCTTCATTAGGTGTAAAATACTATTTAACATTCTGTGGCCACTGAATCGCACTAAGTACATTGTTACCAATACCGCGCCCCATCAACAAGCCATTTTCGTTGTCCATTGCGTAGTGGATGCCACCGTACAAACGTGAATTGGCACATTCTTGGGCCATGGCTGAGAAGTTGGTAAACTTACGCGGCTGGAAACCATGCTGTACTTGCGAACGGTCAGTAAAGGTATAATTTCCGTCACCGTTGGTAAATAACTTGATAAAAATCCGCTCTCCAACGCCAATTTCCGTGGCATGTCCCGATGTGTAAGCAGGGAAAGCAGGAGTTCCAATCACCGTTTTAAAGGAAGGATCAATGTATTTTTGGATATAAGAAACTGGGCGAATCAAAGAATAATCGTATTTCGCTTTCCAACAAGCGATAAAAGCATCAATTTCGGCAATACCCAACATGGCATAGCCCACGACGGCCTTCTCAAGCGTAGCATTTGTTTCTTCCAACAGCTGAGTAAGAATGTTAAATGTGTGTCCCGTAGGCGTACAAGTAGCAAATGGATCATCGGCCCAAAACTTCGTAATTTCAACCTGCTCGGCCGTATTATTTTTCACCTGATTATACACGTCCAACGCTTCTTTGTAAAACGCAGAACTTTTATCTGTCGAAAAAGGAATGGGTTTTACTGGGTTGGCATAGGTCATATCAGAGGCCAAAATAGGGCGGCATTTAAACCAATAAGGACTCAGAGGCGTCGCATTGTTGGCATCAGTTGGCACCCATTTGTCCACCCCTGTTACGGGTGTAAAAGGTCGTGAAAACGGATTTAAGTACGAATCGTGCCCACCATCGGTCATCGAATATTCATAAATCGACTGCGAAACGGCCCGCCCATGCTTTACCGACTCATCAATCAACAACTTTGAGGTTGTTTTCAGAAAAGCCGCTAGGTTATCGGCTTCCATCTGGTTAATTTTTGCTAGGTTGTCGGCACTTAATTTTTTGTCAAACATCTTACGCATCATGTCAGCCACGGCGGCATTTACCACCGCCCCCCAATGATAACGTACATTGAGCGGAAGCGGCACGGGCATAGTTGCGGTCATCAAACGGTTGATTTGACCAGCCAACGGCTTTCCATTAGG contains:
- a CDS encoding 4Fe-4S binding protein produces the protein MKTYFEHINDGIRTTLGGLKLTFRHLWQARNRRSNHNVGTSGYFNEQEGMVTLQYPLEVMPIPDNGRYRLHNEMDDCIVCDKCAKVCPVDCIDIEPIKATGEVGKASDGSPIRLYAAKFDIDMAKCCYCGLCTTVCPTECLTMTKTFDYSEFDVRDMNYHYSNLSPEEADEKKALYEQFMREKEELKKQKANPVSTVDSPQTTEETPAARPKPAFAPKKPISSPQSTVDSPPPTEEKSNSQSTVDSQQPTEEKPAARPKPVFAPKKPISSSEPTVDSQQTTEEKPAARPKPVFAPKKPISSPQSIVDSQQTTEEKPAARPKPVFVPKKPISSPQSTVGSPQTTEEKPAARPKPVFAPKKLISSPQSMVDSPQTTEEKSNSQSIVENPQTTEEKPAARPKPVFVPKKLISSSEPTVDSQQTKEEKPAARPKPVFVPKKPISSPESTVDSPPTTEEKSNSESTVDSPPTMEEKPAARPKPVFVPKKLISSPQSTVDSPPTTEEKSNSQSTVDSPQPTEEKSDATAPIGGTGARPKPVFVPKKPKQE
- a CDS encoding VOC family protein, whose protein sequence is MLSLQNIHHVAIICSDYERSKHFYTQLLGLRVVAEVYRAERDSYKLDLAINDHYQIELFSFPNPPARVSRPEAAGLRHLAFSVADVSQAHGYLTEKGVECEAIRVDEFTHKRFFFIADPDGLPIEFYEN
- a CDS encoding histone H1/H5 family protein, HCT subfamily, with protein sequence MKSDKKKAVTDIAQKISAALTTENVSKKIAKAIEKASEKLAKKLLKISKEAKKAQEAAEKEAAKKAKKAAEKEAKKAKKETKKKKEPKVVTPKVEESVKAVTPEVAPAAPKAPKPAAAKPAAPAKRPAPKRAPAASKPKESDTLAES
- a CDS encoding pitrilysin family protein, with the protein product MEEYRLHTLPNGIRVVHKQVPHTQIAHWGIMLDIGSRDEQPHQQGLAHFWEHMAFKGTQKRKSYHIINRLETVGGELNAYTTKEKVCFHASLLASHSDKAIELLSDITFHSVFPEKQIEKERGVILEEMAMYHDSPEDAIQDDFDELVFQNHQLGKNILGTAESVRSFGRHDLQTFIADNLDTERIVVSLVSNLPFNKAVKQAEKYLYDIPHSTSQRIRTSPNIYVPQTLRVQRGMTQTQVAMGRPAYALMDEKRLPFFMLINLLGGPGMNSRFNMTLREKYGLVYSIEATYAPFLDTGFLGVFFGTEPKNLDRAMQLVHRELRQVREKALTPVQLRNLKEQLMGQLAMSEEGNQSFMLMMAKSILDTGKIDSLEEIFREIEAVTASQLQDIAQEMLDESQWSSLCFVPEEDSK
- a CDS encoding 1-phosphofructokinase family hexose kinase, with protein sequence MKIVTLTVNPAVDKSTHIDRLIPEQKLRCDTPRFDAGGGGINVSKAIKRLGGKSTAIFTTGGPSGQVLRDLVSQEGIDCEVIQTEQWTRENFIVAETSTNAQYRFGMPGTALSEAETEAVLETLRQSKAEYIVASGSLPPQMDVNFYEKVAAISKEIGARLVLDTSGEPLRAACDEGVFLLKPNIGELEALVGAKDLQIDDVDDAARMLIGDGKCEVVIVSMGPKGAILVTKDLCEHVPAPPVQKRSTVGAGDSMVAGMTWALTQGLTYSEMIRWGVACGSAATMNEGTQLFLRADVERLMDWLKRFGKS
- the yihA gene encoding ribosome biogenesis GTP-binding protein YihA/YsxC, encoding MKIKTAVFVKSSSQHEQCPKPDRPEYAFIGRSNVGKSSLINALTNHGNLAKISGKPGKTQVINHFMINDAWYLVDLPGYGYAQVSQTERQKWSIMIDDYLFNRESLTCTFVLIDSRIEPQKIDLEFMQKLGEKGVPFCLVFTKADKLTANQLQTRLENYKKTLLETWVELPLIFVTSSEKRVGQQDILAQIEEWNKASK
- a CDS encoding O-methyltransferase, with the protein product MEFLSEAIEGYSQAHTSPESTLLALLNRETHAKVLQPRMLSGHVQGRLLALFSTMMRPRRVLEIGTYTGYSALCLAEGLTEDGLLTTIDVNEELEGFTRSFFDKSPYKNKIDYRIANAVELIPTLPDTFDLVFIDADKLNYALYYDLVIDKVRPGGVIIADNVLWSGKVVQTDKKIDKDTQNLLDFNQKVHNDPRVSNLLLPIRDGLMIAYKN
- a CDS encoding RNA methyltransferase; this translates as MAFQKLSMDELNRLSVEEFKAAAKHSFVFILDDIRSLNNVGSVFRTADAFKASKVYLCGLTGTPPHRDITKTALGADESVEWEHVEEVLSLIARLKSEGYVIVAIEQAEGSTLLQEFKPVANQSYAFILGNEVFGVNEDVVNQSDICLEIPQFGTKHSLNVSVTAGIVAWDYVSKSLATNV
- a CDS encoding phosphotransferase is translated as MPHLPVYDTRLQAAPLAEYLQTLYPFLDIVEARILKTGINHTYLLRTATDSYIFRLYFYQWRTRLEIEEEVRLLLHLKASEVPVSYPIANKNGVYIQEIEAHEGLRFGVLFSFAEGEKVRFFSSEHSYTIGQAMARFHKATQSFDLQRITYNSEILLKQSLGRIRTFFSPDSETMKYIERIVPLLTEVLDSTDTASIRAGVVHLDIWFDNLNIAPDGKARFFDFDFSGNGWQCLDLAYFNIQLFNTEPDTHRYEEKLARFWAGYEAIQSVSDEEKALIPPLAVCIWLFYLGTQCQRYDDWCNLFISEDYLKRFIGMAQRWSDKHGLFGEG